Proteins from one Setaria italica strain Yugu1 chromosome V, Setaria_italica_v2.0, whole genome shotgun sequence genomic window:
- the LOC101777315 gene encoding probable cellulose synthase A catalytic subunit 1 [UDP-forming], producing MAANRGMVAGSRDGVVTIRHDGDGGATAKQLKNANEQICQICGDTVGLSATGDVFVACNECAFPVCRPCYEYERKEGNQCCPQCKTRYKRHKGSPRVPGDDEEDEVDDLDNEFNYTQGNGKGPQWQLQGQGEDVDISSSSRHEPHHRIPCLTSGQQISGDIPDASPDRHSIRSPTPSYVDPSIPVPVRIVDPSKDLNSYGVGSVDWKERVESWRVKQEKNMIQVTHKYAAEGKGDIEGTGSNGEDLQMADDARLPLSRIVPISPNELNLYRTVIVLRLIILCFFFQYRITHPVWDAYGLWLVSVICEVWFALSWLLDQFPKWYPINRETYLDRLALRYDREGEPSQLAPIDVFVSTVDPLKEPPLITANTVLSILAVDYPVDKVSCYVSDDGSAMLTFEALSETAEFARKWVPFCKKHNIEPRAPEFYFAQKIDYLKDKIQPSFVKERRAMKREYEEFKVRINALVAKAQKIPEEGWTMADGTPWPGNNPRDHPGMIQVFLGHSGGLDTDGNELPRLVYVSREKRPGFQHHKKAGAMNALIRVSAVLTNGAYLLNVDCDHYFNSSKALREAMCFMMDPALGRKTCYVQFPQRFDGIDLHDRYANRNIVFFDINMKGLDGIQGPVYVGTGCCFNRQALYGYDPVLTEADLEPNIIIKSCCGGRKRKDKSYIDSKNRAMKRTESSAPIFNMEDIEEGFEGYEDERSLLMSQKSLEKRFGQSPIFIASTFMTQGGIPPSTNPASLLKEAIHVISCGYEDKTEWGKEIGWIYGSVTEDILTGFKMHARGWISIYCMPLRPCFKGSAPINLSDRLNQVLRWALGSVEILLSRHCPIWYGYNGRLKLLERLAYINTIVYPITSIPLIAYCVLPAICLLTNKFIIPEISNYAGMFFILLFASIFATGILELRWSGVGIEDWWRNEQFWVIGGTSAHLFAVFQGLLKVLAGIDTNFTVTSKATDEEGDFSELYVFKWTSLLIPPTTVLVINLVGIVAGVSYAINSGYQSWGPLFGKLFFSIWVILHLYPFLKGLMGKQNRTPTIVIVWSILLASIFSLLWVKIDPFISPTQKALSRGQCGVNC from the exons atggcggcgaacAGGGGGATGGTGGCTGGCTCCCGCGACGGGGTCGTCACGATCcggcacgacggcgacggcggcgccacg GCTAAGCAATTGAAAAATGCGAACGAACAAATATGTCAAATCTGTGGTGACACCGTGGGGCTCTCAGCTACGGGCGATGTCTTTGTCGCCTGCAACGAATGCGCCTTTCCGGTTTGTCGGCCATGCTATGAATATGAGCGCAAGGAGGGGAATCAGTGCTGTCCTCAGTGCAAGACTAGATACAAGCGGCACAAAG GGAGCCCTCGAGTTCCGGGAGATGACGAGGAGGATGAAGTTGATGATTTGGATAACGAATTCAACTATACGCAAGGCAATGGCAAAGGTCCTCAATGGCAGCTGCAGGGACAAGGCGAAGATGTTGATATCTCTTCGTCTTCTCGACATGAACCGCATCATAGGATTCCGTGTCTGACAAGTGGGCAGCAG ATTTCTGGAGATATCCCTGATGCTTCTCCCGATCGCCATTCTATTCGCAGCCCAACTCCAAGCTATGTTGATCCAAGCATTCCAG TACCTGTGAGGATTGTGGACCCCTCGAAGGACTTGAATTCTTACGGTGTTGGAAGTGTTGACTGGAAAGAAAGAGTCGAGAGCTGGAGAGTTAAACAGGAGAAAAATATGATACAGGTGACTCATAAGTATGCAGCGGAAGGAAAAGGGGATATTGAAGGAACTGGATCAAATGGTGAAGATCTGCAAAT GGCTGATGATGCGCGGCTACCTCTAAGTCGCATAGTGCCTATATCTCCTAATGAGCTTAACCTTTACCGAACAGTGATCGTTCTCCGCCTTATCATCCTTTGCTTCTTCTTCCAGTATCGTATAACTCATCCAGTATGGGATGCTTATGGATTATGGCTTGTATCTGTTATCTGTGAAGTTTGGTTTGCCTTGTCTTGGCTTCTAGATCAGTTCCCAAAGTGGTATCCTATCAACCGTGAAACTTACCTGGATAGACTTGCATTGAG ATATGATAGAGAGGGTGAGCCATCGCAGTTGGCTCCAATTGATGTCTTTGTCAGTACTGTGGACCCACTTAAGGAACCTCCTCTAATTACTGCCAACACTGTCCTGTCCATTCTTGCCGTGGATTACCCTGTTGACAAAGTATCATGCTATGTTTCTGATGATGGTTCAGCTATGTTAACTTTTGAAGCACTATCAGAAACTGCAGAGTTCGCTAGGAAATGGGTTCCCTTTTGCAAGAAACACAACATTGAACCTAGGGCTCCAGAGTTTTATTTTGCTCAAAAGATAGACTACCTAAAGGACAAGATACAACCTTCTTTTGTCAAAGAAAGGCGGGCTATGAAG AGGGAGTATGAAGAGTTCAAAGTACGGATCAATGCCCTTGTAGCGAAAGCACAAAAAATACCTGAAGAGGGCTGGACCATGGCTGATGGCACTCCTTGGCCTGGGAATAACCCAAGAGATCATCCAGGAATGATCCAG GTATTCTTGGGGCACAGTGGTGGCCTTGACACTGATGGAAATGAGTTGCCACGGCTCGTTTATGTTTCTCGTGAAAAGAGGCCAGGCTTTCAGCATCACAAGAAGGCTGGTGCCATGAATGCTTTG ATTCGTGTATCAGCTGTGCTGACAAATGGTGCTTATCTTCTTAATGTGGATTGTGATCACTACTTCAATAGCAGCAAAGCTCTTAGAGAAGCTATGTGCTTCATGATGGATCCAGCACTAGGAAGGAAAACTTGCTACGTCCAGTTTCCGCAAAGATTTGATGGTATAGACTTGCATGATCGATATGCGAACCGAAACATTGTCTTCTTTGAT ATTAATATGAAGGGTTTAGATGGCATTCAAGGACCAGTTTATGTGGGAACAGGATGCTGTTTCAATAGGCAGGCCTTGTACGGCTATGATCCTGTATTGACAGAAGCTGATCTGGAGCCTAACATTATCATTAAAAGTTGCTGTGGTGGCAGAAAGAGGAAGGACAAGAGCTATATTGATTCCAAAAACCGTGCTATGAAGAGAACAGAATCTTCAGCTCCTATCTTCAACATGGAAGATATAGAAGAGGGATTTGAAG GTTATGAGGATGAAAGATCACTGCTTATGTCCCAGAAGAGCTTGGAGAAACGCTTTGGCCAGTCCCCAATTTTTATTGCATCCACCTTTATGACTCAAGGTGGCATACCACCTTCAACAAACCCAGCTTCCCTGCTAAAGGAGGCTATCCACGTCATTAGTTGTGGATATGAGGACAAGACAGAATGGGGGAAAGAG ATCGGATGGATATATGGCTCTGTTACCGAGGATATTTTAACTGGGTTCAAGATGCATGCAAGAGGTTGGATATCCATCTACTGCATGCCACTCCGACCTTGCTTCAAGGGTTCTGCTCCAATTAACCTTTCTGATCGTCTCAACCAAGTTTTACGTTGGGCTCTTGGTTCAGTTGAAATTCTTCTCAGCAGACACTGTCCTATCTGGTATGGTTACAATGGAAGGCTAAAGCTTCTGGAGAGGCTGGCATATATCAACACCATTGTTTACCCAATCACATCCATCCCACTCATAGCCTACTGCGTCCTTCCTGCTATCTGTCTACTCACCAACAAATTCATTATTCCTGAG ATTAGCAATTATGCTGGGATGTTCTTCATTCTGCTTTTTGCCTCCATCTTTGCCACCGGTATTCTGGAGCTTCGATGGAGTGGTGTCGGTATTGAGGACTGGTGGAGAAATGAGCAGTTTTGGGTCATTGGTGGCACCTCTGCACATCTCTTTGCCGTATTCCAAGGTCTACTAAAAGTGTTGGCAGGGATTGACACAAACTTCACAGTTACGTCAAAGGCGACCGACGAAGAGGGTGATTTTTCTGAGCTATATGTGTTCAAGTGGACAAGCCTTCTAATCCCCCCAACCACCGTGCTCGTGATCAACCTGGTGGGCATAGTAGCAGGAGTATCATACGCTATCAACAGTGGCTACCAATCCTGGGGTCCGCTTTTCGGGAAGCTTTTCTTCTCAATATGGGTGATCCTCCATCTCTACCCTTTCCTGAAGGGTCTCATGGGGAAACAGAACCGCACACCAACCATCGTCATCGTCTGGTCCATCCTGCTCGCCTCCATCTTCTCCCTTCTGTGGGTGAAGATCGATCCTTTCATATCGCCTACCCAGAAAGCTCTTTCTCGGGGGCAATGCGGGGTAAACTGCTGA